A stretch of Castanea sativa cultivar Marrone di Chiusa Pesio chromosome 2, ASM4071231v1 DNA encodes these proteins:
- the LOC142625949 gene encoding uncharacterized protein LOC142625949, with protein MAKATTQTQTQTQKPNPTNSMNKPPKPKLVCFSFAAYAKTLICHLKSSNIPIIDGLSDSEFTSIETTFGFSFPPDLRSILREGIPVGPGFPNWRSSSPQQLHILLNLPTLGLLKQVSQGKFWSHSWGTRPDDTNEALALAKQSLNKAPVLVPIYRNFYIPSRPNIAGNPVFYVNGRDVYVSSFDVSGFFQEAEFLNVPRTSRIKAPAWTATTARRIEFWTDEAARSDTRWWSGDLGTCLEEVFWRLRNGGWKEEEVREMMMMMNGDDEERKGGPGLVRCKESVKWHVQVLSLKLLRAGWSREDVVYSLDLVDESGILEEHSFLDFQVKQIPKSCSKVNDDRQRLGIKQLMQLHSLES; from the coding sequence ATGGCCAAAGccacaacacaaacacaaacacaaacacaaaaaccaaaCCCCACAAACTCCATGAACAAGCCCCCAAAGCCAAAGCTAGTCTGCTTTTCATTTGCAGCCTATGCCAAGACCCTCATCTGCCATCTCAAGTCCTCGAACATCCCCATCATTGATGGCCTCTCCGACTCAGAATTCACCTCCATCGAAACCACTTTCGGCTTCTCTTTCCCTCCGGACCTCCGTTCAATACTCCGTGAAGGTATCCCAGTTGGTCCTGGTTTTCCAAATTGGCGATCTTCTTCTCCCCAACAACTCCATATTCTTCTCAACTTGCCTACCTTGGGTCTCCTCAAACAAGTCTCTCAAGGAAAGTTTTGGTCACACTCTTGGGGGACTCGGCCTGATGACACTAACGAAGCCTTAGCTTTAGCCAAGCAGAGTTTAAACAAAGCCCCAGTTCTTGTACCTATATACCGCAATTTTTATATTCCTTCTAGGCCCAACATAGCTGGAAATCCTGTGTTTTATGTAAATGGTAGAGATGTTTATGTGTCTAGTTTTGATGTTTCTGGGTTCTTCCAAGAAGCTGAATTCTTAAACGTCCCGAGGACTTCGAGGATTAAAGCTCCCGCGTGGACAGCAACCACCGCACGGAGGATTGAGTTCTGGACCGACGAGGCGGCGCGTTCGGACACGCGGTGGTGGAGTGGGGACTTAGGGACGTGTTTGGAGGAAGTGTTTTGGAGGTTGAGGAATGGAGGGTGGAAAGAAGAGGAGGTTagggagatgatgatgatgatgaacgGTGATGATGAGGAGAGAAAAGGTGGGCCCGGTTTGGTGAGATGTAAAGAGAGTGTGAAGTGGCACGTGCAAGTTCTGTCTTTGAAGTTGTTGCGTGCGGGATGGAGTAGGGAAGATGTGGTGTACTCGCTTGATCTTGTAGACGAAAGTGGGATTCTAGAGGAGCATTCTTTTTTGGACTTTCAAGTTAAACAAATACCAAAAAGTTGTTCTAAAGTGAATGATGATCGTCAAAGGCTTGGTATAAAGCAGTTGATGCAGTTGCATTCTCTTGAGTCTTGA